One Nicotiana tomentosiformis chromosome 4, ASM39032v3, whole genome shotgun sequence genomic window carries:
- the LOC104099561 gene encoding probable BOI-related E3 ubiquitin-protein ligase 2: MALPHHHPQLHSIQQQQQQQQSKSFRDIYNNMDGQISTPVAYFNGSNLPEQSQHPPYIPAFQVAGLAPGPADEGALDLQWNYGLEPKKRRLKEQDFLENNNSQISSVDFLQQRSVSTGLGLSLDNGRLGSCGDSAFLGLVGDDIERELQRQDADIDRYIKVQGDRLRQAILEKVQANQLQTITCVEEKVLQKLREKEAEVEDINKKNMELELRMEQLALEANAWQQRAKYNENLINTLKVNLQHVYAQSRDSKEGCGDSEVDDTASCCNGRATDFHLLCRDSNEMKELMTCKVCRVNEVCMLLLPCKHLCLCKECESKLSLCPLCQSTKYIGMEVYI, from the exons ATGGCTCTTCCTCATCACCATCCTCAACTACACAGTattcagcaacaacaacagcagcaacaatCCAAATCTTTCAG AGATATATACAACAATATGGACGGTCAGATTTCAACCCCAGTTGCTTATTTCAACGGCTCAAATCTTCCCGAACAGTCTCAACACCCTCCTTATATTCCTGCTT TTCAAGTAGCGGGGTTAGCTCCTGGTCCAGCTGATGAAGGAGCGCTAGATTTGCAGTGGAATTATGGACTGGAACCAAAGAAAAGGAGACTCAAAGAGCAAGATTTTCTTGAAAACAATAACTCTCAGATATCTTCTGTTGATTTCTTGCAGCAGCGATCGGTGTCTACTGGATTGGGCTTGTCTTTGGATAATGGACGTTTGGGTTCATGTGGTGACTCAGCATTTCTTGGGCTTGTGGGTGATGATATTGAGCGTGAGTTGCAGAGACAAGATGCTGATATTGATAGATACATCAAAGTTCAG GGTGATCGTTTGAGGCAAGCTATCTTGGAGAAGGTTCAGGCTAATCAGCTTCAAACTATCACCTGTGTTGAAGAAAAGGTCCTTCAGAAACTTCGAGAAAAAGAGGCAGAGGTTGAGGATATCAACAAGAAAAACATGGAACTTGAATTGCGAATGGAACAGTTGGCTTTAGAAGCCAATGCTTGGCAACAGCGTGCCAAATACAATGAAAACCTGATTAACACACTTAAGGTAAATCTGCAACACGTTTACGCACAAAGCAGAGATAGTAAAGAAGGCTGTGGTGACAGTGAGGTAGATGACACTGCATCGTGCTGTAATGGACGGGCCACAGATTTCCACTTGCTTTGCCGGGATAGCAATGAAATGAAGGAGTTGATGACTTGTAAGGTCTGTAGAGTCAATGAAGTTTGCATGCTATTGTTACCCTGTAAGCATCTCTGCCTGTGTAAAGAGTGTGAAAGTAAGCTTAGTCTTTGTCCCTTGTGTCAGTCCACTAAGTATATAGGCATGGAAGTTTACATATAA
- the LOC104104836 gene encoding heat stress transcription factor B-4, translated as MALMLDSCEGILLSLDSQKSVPAPFLTKTYQLVDDPTTDHVVSWGEDDSTFIVWRPPEFARDLLPNYFKHNNFSSFVRQLNTYGFRKIVPDRWEFANEFFKRGEKHLLCEIHRRKTAQPQISMNHHHHSLNHQMSMSGPNFFPNYPNNNRLSISPPDSDELLQQQQPNINWCDSPTTLTSSNNNNTTVTALSEDNERLRRSNNMLMSELAHMRKLYNDIIYFVQNHVKPVAPSSSYNPSSLLPASATPIVQKHMINPRQGMINNGMNIMMSNFNNVNSPSKTSQSSSVTILEEAAADMGINRSTKLFGVPLMSKKRVHPEYSSSFNMGETNKARLVLEKDDLGLNLMPPSSS; from the exons ATGGCTTTGATGTTAGACAGTTGCGAAGGGATATTACTATCTTTAGACTCACAGAAATCAGTTCCAGCTCCATTCCTAACCAAAACATACCAACTAGTTGATGACCCAACTACTGACCATGTTGTTTCTTGGGGTGAAGATGACTCTACTTTTATTGTTTGGCGTCCTCCTGAATTTGCTCGTGACCTTCTCCCTAATTACTTCAAACACAACAATTTCTCTAGCTTCGTCCGCCAACTCAATACCTAT GGTTTTAGGAAAATTGTACCAGACAGATGGGAGTTTGCTAATGAGTTTTTCAAAAGAGGAGAAAAACATTTGCTGTGCGAGATCCACCGTAGAAAAACAGCTCAACCACAAATATCTATGAATCATCACCACCATTCCCTTAACCATCAAATGAGTATGAGTGGTCCAAATTTTTTTCCAAATTACCCAAATAATAATAGGCTTAGCATTTCACCACCTGATTCAGACGaactactacaacaacaacaacccaatatcaATTGGTGCGACTCACCTACAACTCTAACTTCTTCCAATAATAATAACACTACTGTCACTGCTCTTTCAGAAGATAATGAAAGGCTAAGAAGAAGCAACAATATGCTTATGTCTGAACTTGCTCATATGAGAAAACTATACAATGACATTATTTACTTTGTTCAAAATCATGTCAAACCAGTTGCACCAAGTAGTTCTTATAATCCTTCTTCCCTATTACCTGCTTCTGCTACTCCTATTGTCCAAAAACATATGATTAATCCTAGACAAGGAATGATCAACAATGGCATGAATATAATGATGAGCAATTTCAACAACGTTAACTCTCCAAGTAAGACATCACAAAGCAGCAGTGTGACAATTCTTGAAGAAGCAGCAGCTGATATGGGTATTAATAGAAGTACTAAACTATTTGGTGTTCCACTTATGTCCAAGAAAAGAGTGCACCCTgaatattcttcttcttttaataTGGGGGAGACTAACAAAGCTCGTTTAGTCTTGGAAAAAGATGACCTTGGATTAAATCTTATGCCCCCTTCTTCTTCTTAG